A single genomic interval of Armatimonadota bacterium harbors:
- a CDS encoding nodulation protein NfeD: protein MRSFLFTLMLLALSASARAATVRVLNVNGGIDPATAEYVDLGVRAANDSPDSVLVVIQMDTPGGLVDSMESIVQRLLASRVPVCVFVTPPGARAASAGAVIALSADLIAMAPATNIGAATPIDGLTGKDLSRKIVNDSAARARALAVQRHRPAKWAQQIVTSATSTTVDEALRLGLADVKASDIGELLRKLDGRKVRGNALSLSAARVEVDDMPFRLGVLHLLANPNVGYILMLVAIYGLIAELSHPGAVFPGVAGAICAVLAFYSMAILTVNVAGLLLIVLAVGLFIGDAVMAAHGTLAFGGVVAFVFGSLMLVRSPLGTVSPALIAGATITTTAFFLVLITLAVRTRFRPAAMGREAIAGKTAVARTPIEPGSPGRVLFEGALWKAVCADAIDKGRTVEVVGIDGLTLTVKPIR, encoded by the coding sequence ATGCGGTCGTTCCTGTTTACCCTGATGCTCCTCGCGCTATCCGCATCTGCGCGCGCGGCCACCGTTCGCGTGCTGAACGTCAACGGCGGAATCGACCCCGCCACCGCGGAATATGTGGACCTCGGCGTCCGCGCCGCGAACGACAGCCCCGATAGCGTCCTGGTTGTCATCCAGATGGACACCCCCGGCGGCCTGGTGGACTCAATGGAGTCCATCGTTCAGCGCCTTCTCGCCAGCCGCGTCCCCGTCTGCGTGTTTGTGACGCCTCCCGGGGCGCGCGCCGCCAGCGCCGGTGCGGTCATCGCCCTGTCCGCCGACCTGATCGCGATGGCGCCCGCCACGAATATCGGCGCCGCCACTCCCATCGACGGTCTCACGGGCAAGGACCTGTCCCGCAAAATCGTCAACGATTCGGCCGCCCGCGCCCGGGCGCTGGCCGTTCAGCGTCATCGCCCGGCGAAATGGGCGCAGCAGATCGTCACGAGCGCCACATCCACAACGGTCGACGAAGCCCTGAGGCTTGGCCTGGCGGACGTGAAGGCCTCGGACATCGGCGAACTGCTGCGGAAACTGGACGGCCGGAAGGTGAGGGGAAACGCGCTGTCTCTGTCGGCAGCGCGCGTCGAGGTGGACGACATGCCGTTCCGCCTCGGTGTGCTCCATCTGTTGGCCAACCCCAACGTGGGATACATCCTGATGCTCGTCGCCATCTACGGGCTCATCGCGGAACTGAGCCACCCGGGGGCGGTTTTTCCGGGGGTTGCCGGCGCGATATGCGCGGTGCTGGCTTTCTATTCGATGGCCATTTTGACGGTCAATGTCGCCGGACTGTTGTTGATCGTTCTGGCGGTCGGCTTGTTCATCGGAGACGCGGTGATGGCGGCTCATGGCACGCTGGCATTCGGTGGCGTCGTGGCATTCGTTTTCGGTTCGCTGATGCTGGTTCGGAGCCCTCTCGGAACGGTCTCGCCCGCACTCATCGCCGGCGCGACGATAACCACCACCGCCTTCTTCCTGGTGCTAATCACGTTGGCGGTGCGGACACGGTTCCGTCCCGCGGCGATGGGCCGGGAGGCGATCGCGGGCAAGACGGCCGTGGCCCGGACGCCGATCGAGCCCGGGTCGCCGGGCCGCGTGCTCTTCGAAGGCGCCCTTTGGAAGGCGGTCTGCGCCGACGCCATCGACAAAGGGCGAACGGTGGAGGTGGTTGGAATCGACGGGCTGACCCTCACGGTGAAGCCCATCCGCTAG
- a CDS encoding dockerin type I repeat-containing protein codes for MAGLLKALRPLTAALTALTLVTCTRPAKGSTVSGDVGGDWTLLMSPVIAIGDCHVPAGVTLRIHGGIQVRFAPGASLLVDGTLSAIGSDTFPIYLIPSDATTGPWGGIVVSATGQATLTSCNIRGGGAAGPGDVTGMVRVLGPSTIAPQLSLTSCEVSGSNSSGVFIDGGSITLSRSRFFSDGGDQPTDAAIHVVSGSTVFGVGPDSNTIDNGVFGVYNADVVPVDASGQWWGSASGPQTPGNVPGIGSSASDDVIFDNWVTVDPHPGAGDVDMDGAVTVRDAALVLRVAGGMSGIDPVTTSLGDVVPDRAINILDATRIIRAAVGLDPLH; via the coding sequence ATGGCGGGACTATTGAAAGCCTTACGGCCCCTTACAGCGGCGTTGACTGCGCTGACTCTGGTTACGTGCACCAGGCCCGCGAAGGGCAGTACCGTCAGCGGGGACGTTGGCGGCGACTGGACGCTGCTGATGAGCCCCGTCATCGCGATCGGTGACTGCCACGTGCCGGCGGGCGTAACGCTGCGGATCCACGGCGGCATCCAGGTGCGTTTCGCGCCGGGCGCATCCCTGCTCGTTGACGGCACGCTCAGCGCGATCGGCAGCGACACGTTCCCGATATACCTGATCCCCTCCGACGCCACGACCGGGCCATGGGGCGGGATCGTCGTTTCGGCTACGGGACAAGCGACCCTCACGAGTTGCAACATCCGAGGCGGAGGCGCCGCGGGGCCGGGCGATGTGACCGGAATGGTACGCGTTCTCGGCCCATCCACCATCGCGCCGCAGCTCTCGCTCACGAGCTGCGAAGTCAGCGGATCCAATTCCAGTGGCGTGTTTATCGACGGCGGTTCAATCACTCTTTCGCGCTCGCGGTTTTTCTCGGACGGCGGCGACCAGCCCACGGACGCTGCCATTCACGTTGTTTCCGGTTCCACGGTATTCGGCGTCGGCCCCGATTCGAACACGATCGACAATGGCGTCTTCGGTGTTTACAACGCGGATGTGGTGCCGGTAGACGCGTCCGGCCAGTGGTGGGGCTCCGCATCCGGCCCTCAGACTCCCGGTAACGTGCCCGGAATTGGTTCGTCGGCCAGCGACGATGTTATCTTCGACAACTGGGTTACGGTCGATCCGCATCCCGGCGCGGGCGACGTGGACATGGATGGCGCCGTGACAGTACGCGACGCAGCCCTGGTCCTGCGGGTTGCCGGCGGAATGTCCGGAATAGATCCGGTTACGACGTCTCTGGGCGACGTTGTGCCGGACCGTGCGATCAATATCCTGGACGCGACCCGGATCATACGCGCC
- a CDS encoding SPFH domain-containing protein → METPFNAYLIVGVILLLFVVGPMLRITQEYERAVVFRLGRLVGVRGPGLIILIPYIERMVRVDLRIVTMDVPKQDTMTKDNVPVAVDAVVYFQVVDPAFAITKVESFVRATALIAQTNLRSTIGQSELDELLAKRDDINARLQVVLDEQTEPWGVKITTVEVRDVVLPESMRRAMARQAEVERERRAKIINAEGEFQAAAKLLQAADTMAQNPITIQLRYLQTVAEVATENNSTTLFPLPIDLLRPFLVPGSSGDSYPKRPMPPPPPDDVTGLEDLEPTPA, encoded by the coding sequence ATGGAGACCCCATTCAACGCCTATCTGATCGTAGGCGTTATTCTCTTGCTGTTTGTCGTGGGCCCGATGCTCCGCATCACTCAGGAGTACGAGCGAGCGGTCGTGTTCCGCCTTGGCCGCCTCGTGGGGGTTCGCGGACCCGGCCTGATCATCCTGATTCCATACATCGAGCGAATGGTCCGTGTGGATCTGCGAATTGTCACCATGGACGTGCCGAAGCAGGATACGATGACGAAGGACAACGTGCCCGTCGCCGTTGACGCTGTCGTCTACTTCCAGGTGGTGGACCCCGCGTTCGCCATTACCAAGGTGGAGTCTTTCGTCCGCGCTACGGCCCTGATCGCGCAGACCAACCTGCGGAGCACCATCGGCCAGAGCGAACTGGACGAACTCCTGGCCAAGCGTGACGATATCAACGCGCGCCTGCAAGTGGTTCTGGATGAGCAAACGGAACCGTGGGGCGTGAAGATCACCACCGTGGAAGTTCGGGATGTGGTGCTGCCGGAGAGCATGCGGCGGGCCATGGCCCGCCAGGCCGAAGTGGAACGCGAACGCCGCGCGAAAATCATCAACGCGGAGGGCGAGTTCCAAGCCGCGGCCAAATTGCTTCAGGCCGCGGACACAATGGCTCAGAACCCCATCACTATCCAACTGCGGTACCTTCAGACGGTCGCCGAAGTAGCGACCGAGAACAACAGCACCACGCTGTTCCCGCTGCCGATAGACCTGCTGCGCCCGTTCCTGGTCCCGGGATCCTCGGGCGATTCCTATCCGAAGCGCCCGATGCCTCCGCCCCCGCCGGATGACGTGACGGGCCTCGAGGACCTGGAACCCACACCCGCCTGA